ACCGCTTCGCCATCGGCGGGCGCGATGATATCGCCATCGAGTACGAGCCGTCCGGCACGAACCTGCGCGATAGTGCCTGGTGATCCCGGAGCGAGACGCACGATATCGCCGTTCTGCTGGACGACCGTGTGGGCAATCCCGTTCGCGCGGCCGAGTTGCGCTTGCTCCATCATGTGACGCATCTCGCCATGGACGGGCACCAGCACCTCGGGACGCAACCATCCATAAAGTGTTTCGAGTTCCGGTCGTCCGGGATGGCCCGAAACGTGGATCATGCTCTGGCGATCGGTGACCATGGTCACCCCCTTGGCAGCAAGACGATTCTGCACCGCGCCGATCGAGATCTCGTTTCCAGGGATCTGGCGGCTCGAGAACAGGACGACGTCGCCCGACGACAATTCGATCGGATGATTGTCCTCCGATATGCGCGACAAGGCCGCGCGCGGTTCGCCCTGCCCGCCCGTCGCCAGGATCAAAACGTCCCCACGCGGAAGGCGCATGGCGGTATCGAAATCCACGGTCTCGGGGAAATCCTGCAGGTAGCCATTGTCCTGCGAGACCTCGATGATCCGATCCAGCGAACGGCCGGCGACGCAGACCTGGCGTCCGGTTTCCCGCGCCACGTCGCCAAGCGTCTGCAGGCGCGCGACATTGCTGGCGAAGGTCGTCACCAGAACACGCTTGCCGCGATGGCGCTGCACCTCCTCGAGCAAGCCCTTGTAGACCGCTCCTTCCGAACCGCTGGGCGCGGGATTGAAGACGTTCGTACTGTCGCAGACCAAGGCGAGCACGCCTTCGTCGCCGATCGCGGTCAATTCCTCCTCGGTGGTGGGCTCTCCGATTATTGGATCCTCGTCGAGCTTCCAGTCCCCCGTATGGAATATCCGCCCATGCGGTGTATCGATCATGAGCGCGTTGCCCTCGGCGATGGAATGCGCGAGCGGCAAGTAGGTGATCTCGAACGAACCGACCGAGAAACGTCCGTGGTCGTCCGGGATCACGTTCAGCTCGACTTCGCCGGTTAT
The genomic region above belongs to Qipengyuania spongiae and contains:
- a CDS encoding ribonuclease J, which codes for MKKNFAPEDELLFLALGGSGEIGMNVNLYGCQGKWLMVDLGMTFSGDQYPGIDLVFADLEFIEERAADLEAIVLTHAHEDHIGAVPYFAADLGVPIYATPFTADLVRRKLDEAGITGEVELNVIPDDHGRFSVGSFEITYLPLAHSIAEGNALMIDTPHGRIFHTGDWKLDEDPIIGEPTTEEELTAIGDEGVLALVCDSTNVFNPAPSGSEGAVYKGLLEEVQRHRGKRVLVTTFASNVARLQTLGDVARETGRQVCVAGRSLDRIIEVSQDNGYLQDFPETVDFDTAMRLPRGDVLILATGGQGEPRAALSRISEDNHPIELSSGDVVLFSSRQIPGNEISIGAVQNRLAAKGVTMVTDRQSMIHVSGHPGRPELETLYGWLRPEVLVPVHGEMRHMMEQAQLGRANGIAHTVVQQNGDIVRLAPGSPGTIAQVRAGRLVLDGDIIAPADGEAVVMRRRLAREGMVIVTLAADHRPHVEAIGLPLDEDMADFLAEARDDIEKSIGRLKGQARNDAAQIKEAARLATRRAATRWSGKRPQVRVVLMER